ataactgtagtaaaATTCTATACAGAGTTCTTCGATTACAGAATAAAATAGCTTATGATACTCTATCCACACTATAAACCCCTTATATAGctaaaaaatccaacatttcATAACCCATTAACTCTCTCCTCCGCGTCAATCCCCTGTAaattacaaaagaaaacccaTTCGATGTATTCACAAATTGAAATATAACGCCCAGTAGCTTTAAAATGATGCTTTTTCAGAATAATTaccttattttaaaatactgatttcaattgtttttttttgtttataacgAAATTAATTTTTGACTATTACGgaatttttatattgtttttaccTCTTTCCCTTTTCTTTTAAACACTAGTAAACAATAGTCCTTCTAATGGAACGATTACCACATTTCGTGCTATTTTCAAGTTTTGCAATCAATcactgaatatatatatatatataaatatatatatatatatatatatatatatatatatatatatatatatatatatatatatatatatatatatatatatatatatatatatcgataGCAAATGCGATTTGAAAGAAAGATTGTGActtatagctctatagaaattGACAGGACTGATTTCTGCATGATCCAAGTCAAATAAGTTTATCGAAAGGTTGAAACCTTCAGCAACCATAGAACAATTACGGACTgtatgaaataatcatgatggtATAGGACTCCAAaattaatatcctataggaaaataataattttaacaaacgaCCCTCATAGATTATGATTGTCTCATTGAGTGACCCCCATGGATTATGGATTTGAGCAGCCAACATAGATTACATGTATGAAACTGAACGGTCCTCGTGGATTATCTTATTGAACAGCTATCATAGAATATCCCCATGCAATATCTTTTTGAGTGGCCTTCATATGTTAACTAATTGAGCGaccacaaaagatttttttacttaGCTAGCGCCATAGATTAACCGCAGGATTATCTTATCAAACTTTCGATTTCGATAATTTTGTTGAGTGGCCACCATAGATTACATTTTTTTGGGAACAAATGCATAATCCTATTGAGCAGCCACCATAGATTATCTTATTGAACGGCCTTATGGATTATCCTGTGGAACATCCGCCACAGATTATCAATTGAACAGCTCCCATAGAGTTGCTTGTTAAACGGCTCTGGTAGATTATCTTATCAAGCAAAATACATATTGATTATTTAATAATGAACTTCATTTTGCATAATGTTTTTCTCTCTTCAAAACTCCTTTATTATAacgggaaaaaaattaattttactccTTTGaggattttttgatttttttgcactTACATAAAAACCCACCCAACCAAAACACCTTTGGTTGATAAAAACTTATAATTTTATCCTTTTATCTCTGACATTATAAATGCTACGTATACCCATTGCAAAACTACATAAAGATTACGTTCACATAAGCAGATGGATATGTACTAATACGTAGAAATGTACACGTAATGACAGGTAAAAGGGGTTTGGTATATATGCGTTTGTAAAAATATGCATGCCCTTTTGGAGAGAAACCGAGTTAATATTTTCCTCCAATTACCGCTGTGGTGACATGTGTATATAAATGCACGCAGAGCACAGTGTTACAACAGTACACCGTGGGGTCTCTTTGAAATTACTAGCAAGGCTGACAAAATGCGAGGATTTCAATGTCTCTTACTCTGCGTTTTACTTTACTCGGCTTCCGTTGACGCGTTCAGTGTATGTGCAGATACTGATGATGATGCAAGCTGTCCAGACAATGCCACATGTGAGGATGAAGATGCAGACAACACTTTTGAATGCGAGTGTGAGGACGGTTTCGATGAGATCGATGTACCTGGCCTAACTGTTGGTGGAAGCGCAGTGACAATTTGTGTtggtatgtaaaataaaaatttattgctaatatatttacattcaatgtGTATTTCCTTATCATATTTGCATTGGATATCTGCGACGTTCTATTTCCTTTGAATAGACTTAGCTGTTTCATGCaccatgagcacaaatataaacgtcatCACGTATTTTTTGAGTATATTTCTTATTGTATGATTAAAGGAAACGTTCCAATTttcataaccaatttgatatgcgTGTACTAATGGAAAATAATtgcttaattttatatatttgtcagttaaaaagatttttttctatatagttTCTAGCACCATATTTTCAGTCGCGTAAGCAAAcagaataaattttaatacGGCTGTTAGTATGGATTTCATATCCCTGCCTAAGAGGGTATATAATGGTTTAAAGCTACgatgcacaattttttttttaatatataattgatATCAGTATGAATATGAATATAAGATGTCGccggtcctataacacaccaagcgctgcagacaaattatcatgaCGCGCTTACGTGCGGTATCTAATTTGTCTGCGCCGCTTGGTGTGTTAAAAAACCGACGACAttcaaaaataagcattcattgCTTAAATAGAAAATTTTGATGAACTATAGTTTTTGAGTAAATGATTTACATCCATTTAAAGACAGTTTACAGTTATAATGATGTGGGTTGAATAGGATATTGTAGGGAGAtaatcaaaaaaagaaaacgaatcAATTCTTCCTTGCTATTAAATATTCTGACTTTGAATAGgataaacaattttcatttccATTCATGATGTTTCAGTAACATTAATTCATTCTACTGCTTTTTTCATGGataaaatataaaggaaaacaataaagataaaagaatttaaatattttttgtcttcaTTTGTGCGTAGATCTCGGCGTTTGCAGTCCGTTAGACAACGATGTGGATGACTGTAAGAATGGACAATGTGTAATCTTCCAAAATGATTTTGGAATATATGAAGCTGCCTGTAAATGCGACAAGGGATACTACGGAGAAAAATGTGACAGTaagtaaacattataaaaaaaaaccaaacaaatgaAGCAATTCAGAAGTTTAGACTCCTCATCATTTAGAGGACTGGACGGTGGCGACCATTTTAAGCTATGTATTGCCTCCAATAAAAAAGAgctttatattgtataaagatTCCGGAAAACGTTCAAAATTGAAATCTAAAACGTTTggatattttgaaaagtttaaaacaatataatggTTATTTTGTTGATCATTCAGCCAGCTTAAGCTTCCTTATCCTAGCTTATAAATTGttacctttaaaaaattcgACACTCCAGCATGTGCTGTATAAGAACAGATTGCACAGTTgggttttaaaaacattctacACATCGTATTAGGTGTTAGTGGGCTTCagttttaaacaagaaattgCTACATTAAATTATGATATAAGAATATTCCAAAAGGAAATCCTTTTGCAtgtgatgaaaatatttattcttattaATATACCTTCCTCTTTAAACGTCTTTGAAAAATGGTAATGTTTACGTTTATGTTATATTTAACGGGGAAATGATTCATCATGAACATAGTGTGATTAAAACCATCATTGTTTTCCTGTTTACAATTGGACTGCGTATAAATATATTGGCATAAAACACAAGCAATTCATAAgcaataattcaattaaatgataatcaactttctttttctttcttcataatgaattttaaaacttcaaaaaaaaTCGAGCAGAaaacaataaattcatttaGAAAAAACTGAAATCTCATTTGATGGTAAGAAATGTAACGTTTTAGAATGAATTTTCACTTCAGAActaataacaacaacaacaacaacaatgccTACAACTGCTACTACTGGCACGACTAAGCGGTCAGGATATGGACCCCTCATTCCGATCATTGGGGGAGGGGCACTTCTGCTAGTCCTACTGGCTGGAGGAGCTGCAGCGCTGGCGTCCTCATCTGGATAGATGTCCTCAAGGTCCTCAAGATCCTCAAACTACAACAAATGATCCAGATTATGTCACTGAAtggaatttgaaataaatgaatatgcAGTTTTTTGTGTAGATAATTTTGTATCGCTTTGAATATCGAATGATAAAGGCCTCATGTATGAACaccattttttattattgaaatggCGAAAAGGGTTTAAAATCTTGAGTTTCGGCTTAAAACGCCGATAATTGCATTGAGAAGCAACCTTCTAAAAGGTTTTAAGAGGTTTACCCATATACACAAAAAAATCTTCAAGCTCTCAAGAACTATATGCATAGTAGCATATAAGGTAACAAAATGCTGCACATGATATCGGTTTTAATTCGAAAACTAATTggcaaaaattctttaaaaaaaattcagacgcaaacaaaattgaattcatgaATATCTAGTTAGAAAGAAAATgttgtttagaaatataattaaaagcCGAGACATTTTTCGACATCgtaggttattctgcaacatttaCGATGACAAAACCttttttctattctactaacagctcCGACTATCAGCTGATCGGTTTATCTATGGAGAGAGGAAGTAGATCATATTTTAAAGCGAGATGAATCTGATTCGTAACCCCAAAGGTTTTGTTTGCAATGTTTCTAACTCATTCCGAAATTCGGTAAATTTAACCGGTTACCAAAGAAGCAATAACATATTGCCGAGCAAACGAACGACCAGGCTTATGATTATCTATAATGTGTACCCGTTCTGATTTATAATGAAAACGTTCTCCAACAGG
This genomic window from Crassostrea angulata isolate pt1a10 chromosome 8, ASM2561291v2, whole genome shotgun sequence contains:
- the LOC128160543 gene encoding slit homolog 3 protein-like; the encoded protein is MRGFQCLLLCVLLYSASVDAFSVCADTDDDASCPDNATCEDEDADNTFECECEDGFDEIDVPGLTVGGSAVTICVDLGVCSPLDNDVDDCKNGQCVIFQNDFGIYEAACKCDKGYYGEKCDKLITTTTTTMPTTATTGTTKRSGYGPLIPIIGGGALLLVLLAGGAAALASSSG